The following proteins come from a genomic window of Anaerobutyricum hallii:
- a CDS encoding MerR family transcriptional regulator, which produces MSKYTTGEIAKLCGVSVRTVQYYDSRNILVPSELSEGGRRLYSEQDLKRMKIICFLRDAGISINNIGELLSEDDPGSVISVLLEQQEQALREEVSERQEKLAILDGIKKELRGIDNFSVESIGDIAYAMENKKNMQKLHAILLITGIPLGIIQWTSIVLWITMGIWWPFAAYWFVAIPYAVWVSNFYFKRVVYICPQCHEVFKPNFKEAFWARHTPTLRKLTCTCCGYHGFCVETYGKEKENG; this is translated from the coding sequence ATGTCAAAATACACAACAGGAGAAATTGCAAAGCTTTGTGGCGTATCTGTTCGGACAGTGCAGTATTACGATTCGAGGAACATTCTCGTTCCCAGCGAGCTGTCGGAGGGTGGTAGGCGGCTTTATTCCGAACAGGATCTGAAGCGAATGAAGATCATTTGTTTTTTACGAGATGCCGGAATATCTATTAACAACATTGGCGAGTTGCTGTCCGAAGATGATCCAGGCAGTGTCATATCTGTTTTGCTGGAACAGCAGGAACAGGCGCTTCGTGAGGAAGTAAGCGAACGGCAAGAAAAACTTGCTATACTTGATGGCATCAAAAAAGAGCTAAGAGGCATTGATAATTTCTCTGTTGAATCTATCGGTGATATAGCTTATGCGATGGAAAACAAAAAGAATATGCAAAAGCTCCATGCCATTCTGCTCATAACCGGAATTCCGCTTGGCATTATCCAGTGGACATCGATTGTTCTGTGGATCACTATGGGAATTTGGTGGCCGTTTGCTGCGTACTGGTTTGTGGCAATTCCCTATGCCGTATGGGTATCAAACTTCTATTTCAAACGGGTAGTATATATCTGTCCGCAGTGCCACGAGGTATTTAAGCCAAACTTCAAGGAAGCGTTTTGGGCAAGACACACGCCGACACTCCGTAAACTGACCTGTACCTGTTGCGGTTATCACGGCTTCTGTGTGGAAACCTACGGAAAGGAGAAAGAGAATGGATAA
- a CDS encoding PLDc N-terminal domain-containing protein has product MDKIMEFLPFLIPLVIAEFALLGYTLHHILTHKNYKRGNRTLWLIITIVLMNFVGPIMYFLLGKEDA; this is encoded by the coding sequence ATGGATAAGATTATGGAATTTCTCCCATTTTTGATCCCGTTGGTCATTGCAGAATTTGCATTGCTCGGCTATACTCTGCATCACATCTTGACCCACAAGAATTATAAACGAGGCAATCGCACGCTGTGGCTCATCATTACCATCGTGTTGATGAACTTTGTCGGGCCTATCATGTACTTCCTGCTCGGCAAGGAGGATGCGTAA
- a CDS encoding ABC transporter ATP-binding protein, giving the protein MDMLAITNLQKRFGDKSVLKGLDLSVPEYSVFGFIGKNGAGKTTTMKTILGLLKADGGEILVSGEKVVYGQTATNRHIGYLPDVPEFYPFMTAPEYLSFCGEITGMSRIEIKSRSNELLKLVGLGNEKHRIKGFSRGMKQRLGIAQALLNRPKLLICDEPTSALDPVGRKEILDILMAVREQTTVLFSTHILSDVERICTDVAFLNDGVVNIQGKLSDIKSQYRTEEYVLETGNEEELKLLMNVFAGLKKSGMNTASFRENDHTLFDILRFVTDNRIRLLKIERVEPTLETLFMEVVEK; this is encoded by the coding sequence ATGGACATGCTGGCAATAACAAATCTTCAGAAACGCTTCGGGGACAAATCGGTTCTGAAGGGGCTCGATCTGTCTGTTCCCGAATACAGCGTTTTCGGGTTTATTGGTAAAAACGGAGCTGGTAAGACAACCACCATGAAAACGATACTTGGACTTCTCAAAGCAGATGGCGGCGAGATATTGGTATCAGGAGAAAAGGTTGTTTATGGACAGACGGCAACAAACAGACACATTGGTTATCTACCCGATGTACCGGAATTCTATCCATTTATGACAGCACCGGAATATCTCTCTTTTTGCGGTGAGATCACCGGAATGAGCAGAATTGAAATCAAAAGCAGAAGCAATGAGCTTCTGAAACTTGTTGGGCTTGGCAATGAAAAACATCGAATCAAAGGTTTTTCCAGAGGTATGAAACAACGGCTTGGAATTGCCCAGGCACTCTTAAACCGTCCGAAGCTGCTCATCTGCGATGAACCCACCTCTGCCCTTGATCCTGTGGGACGAAAAGAAATACTGGATATTCTGATGGCAGTTAGAGAACAGACGACCGTCTTATTCTCCACACACATTCTGTCTGATGTGGAGCGCATCTGCACCGATGTGGCATTTTTAAATGACGGTGTAGTGAACATCCAGGGGAAACTGTCAGATATAAAATCCCAATACCGTACAGAGGAGTATGTTCTTGAAACAGGAAACGAGGAAGAACTGAAACTGCTTATGAACGTATTTGCGGGACTGAAAAAATCCGGCATGAATACAGCCTCTTTCCGTGAGAACGATCACACCCTGTTTGACATACTGCGCTTTGTTACGGATAATCGTATCCGTCTGCTGAAAATAGAACGGGTTGAACCTACACTTGAAACTTTGTTTATGGAGGTGGTGGAGAAATGA
- a CDS encoding ABC transporter permease subunit: MKSLLAFMKKEWMEQVRSGRLLILVIIFILLGIMNPAVAKLTPWLIEMMADSLEASGMTVTAVTVSAMDSWVQFFKNAPMGLIAFILLESSIFTKEYQSGTLVLALTKGLDRHKVVISKAIILTLFWTVCYWFCFTITFGYNTYFWDNSIAQNLFFSVICWWLFGSLVVALTVLFSTLSNSNTGVLAGTGCTVLVSYLIGLIPKAKEYLPTLLMDGNSLIYGTVEARSYVTAIYITVLLSVVCLAISFPVFNKKYL, translated from the coding sequence ATGAAATCTTTACTTGCCTTTATGAAAAAAGAATGGATGGAACAGGTGCGATCAGGGCGACTGTTGATTCTTGTCATAATCTTCATTTTGCTTGGTATCATGAATCCTGCTGTTGCAAAACTGACGCCTTGGCTGATTGAAATGATGGCGGATTCTCTTGAAGCAAGCGGTATGACGGTTACGGCTGTTACGGTAAGCGCAATGGATTCATGGGTGCAGTTCTTCAAAAATGCTCCGATGGGACTGATTGCATTTATATTGCTTGAAAGCAGCATCTTTACGAAAGAATATCAGTCAGGCACTTTGGTGCTTGCTCTGACAAAAGGACTCGACCGGCATAAGGTAGTGATTTCCAAAGCAATCATTTTGACTCTGTTCTGGACAGTTTGTTATTGGTTCTGCTTCACTATCACCTTTGGCTACAACACTTATTTCTGGGATAATTCCATAGCGCAGAATTTATTTTTTTCTGTCATTTGCTGGTGGCTGTTCGGATCATTGGTGGTAGCTTTGACCGTGCTGTTTTCCACGTTGTCCAACTCAAACACGGGTGTGCTTGCCGGAACAGGCTGTACAGTTCTGGTATCGTATTTGATTGGCCTAATCCCGAAAGCAAAGGAATATCTTCCTACTCTGTTGATGGACGGAAATTCCCTCATTTACGGAACGGTGGAGGCACGGTCATATGTTACGGCAATTTACATCACCGTTCTTTTGAGTGTGGTCTGTTTGGCAATCAGCTTTCCTGTCTTTAATAAGAAGTATTTATGA
- a CDS encoding TetR/AcrR family transcriptional regulator, protein MNERFYTLPPEKQQAIINAGYRVFSQNSYKNSPMSEIAAEAGISKSLLFHYFHNKKELYLFLWDKCAETTIEFLTRYGCYGQTELFESMERGMRAKMEIIRLYPDMGNFTIKAFYEKDAGISAAIQESYHRYFNLKADKTRLNLDPSQFIPGLDIPMMYREMYWASEGYLWEMVQQGNVDIEKMEKDFTKLLAFWKSIYLRKE, encoded by the coding sequence ATGAATGAACGCTTTTATACCCTGCCGCCAGAGAAGCAGCAAGCTATCATCAATGCGGGCTACCGGGTATTTTCACAAAATTCGTACAAAAACAGTCCTATGAGTGAGATTGCTGCCGAGGCGGGAATCAGCAAATCTCTGCTGTTCCATTATTTTCACAACAAGAAGGAGTTGTACTTGTTCCTGTGGGACAAATGCGCCGAAACGACAATTGAATTTCTGACCAGATATGGATGCTACGGACAGACGGAGCTGTTTGAAAGCATGGAACGAGGTATGCGGGCAAAAATGGAAATCATCCGCTTGTACCCGGATATGGGCAACTTCACAATCAAGGCATTTTACGAAAAGGATGCAGGAATCAGTGCAGCTATTCAGGAGAGCTATCACAGGTATTTCAATCTGAAAGCGGATAAAACACGCCTGAACCTCGATCCCTCTCAATTTATACCAGGACTGGATATTCCTATGATGTATCGGGAAATGTATTGGGCTTCGGAGGGTTATCTTTGGGAAATGGTGCAGCAAGGCAATGTGGATATAGAGAAAATGGAAAAGGATTTCACAAAACTGTTGGCCTTTTGGAAAAGCATCTATCTGCGTAAGGAGTAA
- a CDS encoding ABC transporter ATP-binding protein, which yields MEAIKTENLTKYYGKSRGVLELNLSVEQGEVFGFIGPNGAGKSTTIRTLLGLVSPTKGSAQIFGMDTVKNKEAVLQKVGYLPSEAIFYPGMKVKDILKLSADLRKKNCAAESKSLCGRLQLDRNRKVDELSFGNRKKVAIICALQHRPELLILDEPTGGLDPLMQREFFEIIRERSSQGTTVFLSSHILSEVQHNCSRAAIIREGRIIACDSVDTLAKTNAKRVSLRGTVDLTDLTGIRDQVTVDGITSFLFGGDINQLLRQLSDGNILDIHISEPDLEEIFLHYYEKDGDRV from the coding sequence ATGGAAGCAATTAAAACGGAGAATTTAACCAAATATTACGGGAAATCCAGAGGTGTTTTGGAACTGAATCTGTCTGTGGAGCAGGGCGAAGTGTTCGGTTTTATCGGGCCAAATGGTGCGGGAAAATCTACCACCATTCGTACCCTGCTGGGACTGGTATCCCCCACAAAAGGCAGTGCTCAGATTTTCGGTATGGACACGGTAAAGAATAAAGAAGCTGTTTTGCAGAAGGTTGGGTATCTTCCGTCAGAAGCGATTTTTTATCCCGGCATGAAGGTAAAGGACATCTTGAAATTATCTGCCGACCTGCGCAAAAAGAATTGTGCAGCCGAAAGCAAATCCCTCTGTGGGCGTTTGCAGTTGGATAGAAACCGAAAGGTGGACGAATTATCCTTTGGCAATCGAAAGAAAGTCGCCATCATCTGTGCTTTGCAGCATCGTCCGGAACTTTTGATTTTGGATGAACCCACCGGTGGTCTTGATCCGCTTATGCAGCGTGAATTTTTTGAAATCATCCGGGAGCGCAGCAGTCAGGGAACAACCGTATTTCTTTCCAGCCATATTCTATCCGAAGTACAGCATAATTGCTCCCGTGCCGCCATTATTCGGGAAGGCAGAATAATTGCTTGCGACAGTGTGGATACTTTGGCAAAAACAAATGCCAAGCGAGTGTCTCTGCGGGGAACTGTTGACCTGACGGATTTGACCGGGATTCGGGATCAGGTTACGGTAGACGGAATCACCAGCTTCCTATTCGGCGGCGATATAAACCAATTGCTTCGGCAGCTTTCGGACGGAAACATCTTGGACATCCATATTTCGGAGCCTGATCTGGAGGAAATCTTCCTGCATTATTATGAAAAGGACGGTGATAGAGTATGA